The sequence GGAGAGACTTGCGATGCAGTGCGGGTAGCTGAAGCAATAAAAGGACGAAATATTGTCTCTGAAGATGATGGGTATACTGTTGAGGTTCTGGATATTGCCAATTCGGACGATGCCCCACGGTATTTTGCAAAGATAGGTGCAACGTGCACCGGGAGCCAGGTGATGAAAGGGAAATCAATATTTAAAATACTCAGGATCAATAATGTCACCACTACTGAGGCCATCATCATCAAGCAGGAAGCTCTTGCCAGGGGATGTGATGCCGCCCTGCCCAGGGACGCTGTATCCCATGAAACTGAAAGTGTTGATCTGATACTTATGGGTACAGAATTGCAGATAAAACGACTGGCAGCCAAATTACAGCACCAGGCCAGGGATCTGCCCATAATAGCCCGGCTTATCATAACCACCCTTAAACGATGCTCAGATACTGAATATAGATACAGGTAACACAGATGATAATAACCCGACCCAAATCCGTTGATGATATACTTACCATGCTGGACCAATTTCCGGATGCAAACATCTGTGTAGTGGGCTGCGGTATTTGTGCCCGGAAGGCAGAGACCGGCGGCGAGCCCCAGGTCAGAAAAATGGTTGAGGCCCTGAAATGCAGGGGAGTAGATGTATTGGATGGGGTCATGGTAAAACATGCCTGCAGTGCATCATCCTGGGAGAGTCTGGCAGAAGAAAATCCGGCAATTGATAACGCGGATATTGTGCTGGTAATGAGCTGTGGTGCCGGAGTATCGTTATTGGGTCGTATTTCAGATAAACCAGTGCTTTCTGCCCTTGATACTACATCACTTGGTGGTGCTTTCACCAATGAAACATTAGAAGCACTTTGCGGCATGTGCGGGGAATGTAATGTCGGGATGTTCGCAGGATTGTGTCCCAAATCCAGCTGTCCCAAATCCCAGATGAACGGACCCTGCGGCGGGCTGGATGACGGGAAGTGTGAAGTGGGAGAGCGTGATTGTATCTGGGTAAAGATATATGAGACACTTGAAGCCAGGGGATTGCTTTCTTTGCTGGATGAGATCAGACAACCTGTAAGTCATAACAGGAGGCTTTGAAATGAATTTTACGCAAAAA is a genomic window of Methanosarcinales archaeon containing:
- a CDS encoding methylenetetrahydrofolate reductase C-terminal domain-containing protein, whose product is MIITRPKSVDDILTMLDQFPDANICVVGCGICARKAETGGEPQVRKMVEALKCRGVDVLDGVMVKHACSASSWESLAEENPAIDNADIVLVMSCGAGVSLLGRISDKPVLSALDTTSLGGAFTNETLEALCGMCGECNVGMFAGLCPKSSCPKSQMNGPCGGLDDGKCEVGERDCIWVKIYETLEARGLLSLLDEIRQPVSHNRRL